Proteins from a genomic interval of Symmachiella macrocystis:
- the serS gene encoding serine--tRNA ligase: protein MLDLQFICDHADEVAQNCRDRGVTADIDKIVQLRQRRGELISAGDNLRHEHKESSSKIPQESDAAKKQALIAHGKEVKQKIAANEAELRDLEAELYSAQSLVPNMTHPDAPVGNDDDANRIVRQVGEIPKFDFTPLSHVELAEKHDLIDLEAGSRVAGHGFYYLKNEAVLMEMALIQFAMQKAAAAGFTLHTTPDLARDTVLEGIGFIPRGPEAQIYSVEKTDLSLVATAEITLGGMFKDQILDATHLPIKVAGLSHCFRTEAGAHGAATRGIYRVHQFTKVEMFVVSGPDQSDAIHDEIVAIEEDLFQSLGIPYQVVDTATGDLGGPAYRKYDLEAWMPGRGETGTFGEVTSASNCTDYQARRLAIRYKSPDTKGTHIAHTLNGTAVAVTRALIAIWENYQQADGSIIIPEVLRPWVGKDRIGGVAAG from the coding sequence ATGTTGGACCTGCAATTCATTTGTGATCATGCCGACGAAGTCGCCCAAAACTGCCGCGACCGTGGTGTGACTGCGGACATTGATAAGATCGTCCAACTGCGACAACGGCGGGGTGAACTGATTTCCGCCGGCGACAACCTGCGGCACGAGCACAAGGAGTCCTCCAGCAAGATTCCCCAGGAGTCCGATGCGGCGAAAAAACAGGCCTTGATCGCTCACGGTAAGGAAGTCAAACAGAAAATCGCCGCCAACGAAGCGGAACTCAGAGACCTGGAAGCTGAACTGTACAGCGCGCAATCCCTGGTCCCCAACATGACGCATCCCGATGCGCCGGTCGGCAACGACGACGACGCCAACCGGATCGTGCGGCAAGTTGGCGAAATCCCCAAATTCGACTTTACCCCGTTGAGCCATGTCGAATTGGCGGAGAAGCATGACCTGATTGATCTCGAAGCGGGTTCACGCGTCGCCGGACACGGTTTTTACTATCTGAAAAACGAAGCCGTGCTGATGGAAATGGCGCTCATCCAATTCGCGATGCAGAAAGCCGCCGCCGCCGGTTTCACCCTGCATACGACGCCCGACTTGGCGCGTGATACGGTGCTGGAGGGTATTGGATTCATCCCGCGCGGACCGGAGGCACAGATTTATTCTGTGGAGAAAACCGACCTGAGCCTGGTCGCGACGGCTGAAATCACGCTGGGGGGGATGTTCAAAGACCAGATCCTGGATGCGACGCATTTGCCGATCAAGGTAGCAGGACTTTCACACTGTTTCCGAACCGAAGCGGGCGCTCACGGCGCAGCAACGCGCGGCATCTACCGCGTGCATCAGTTCACCAAAGTCGAGATGTTCGTCGTCTCCGGCCCGGATCAATCCGACGCGATCCACGATGAGATTGTGGCGATCGAAGAGGATCTGTTCCAATCCTTGGGCATTCCCTATCAAGTGGTCGATACTGCCACGGGAGACTTGGGTGGACCGGCGTACCGCAAATACGATCTGGAAGCCTGGATGCCGGGACGGGGTGAAACAGGAACGTTCGGCGAAGTCACCTCAGCCTCCAACTGCACCGACTACCAAGCTCGTCGTTTGGCCATCCGTTACAAATCACCGGACACAAAAGGCACGCATATCGCCCACACGCTCAACGGCACCGCCGTCGCTGTGACACGGGCTTTGATCGCCATCTGGGAAAACTACCAGCAAGCAGACGGCTCCATCATCATCCCCGAAGTCCTACGCCCCTGGGTCGGCAAAGACCGCATAGGCGGCGTGGCCGCTGGGTGA
- a CDS encoding DUF1592 domain-containing protein: MRSISCLLLLTACFAVAPTFSGAEEKTGAAEESSTADQGERVKRDLRALYTFSAGKGDIVRDQSGVRPQLDLRIEKLPAVKWKSGGLLIRSATKLRSVAPAKKLIATIKRTGQVTVEAWIVPANDRQSGPARIVSLSANPSGRNVTLGQDGKRYDVRLRTTATSGNGQPSTSTDKGVVKTKLTHVVYTRDIAGNARIYINGKENVAKKVDGQFSNWSNDDHLTLANESTGGRPWLGTLQLAALYSRALSEKEIEQNFLAGPGVVDAAPLTAENHQSQIFANQVAPLLAKQCLDCHDSFAKKGGLDLSRLASALAGGENGKAIVPGNSAESLLWDQIESDAMPPEGEPLTAEQKKLLRQWIDDGAHWSVDLIDPAVYANNSPNGAVWLQRLTVSEYIATVREAVGVDISQEAREILPPDLRADGFSNTAYNLSVDFKHVEAYARLAEVIVSRMDVLKFARKFSKSKKLSTDSTMRKFVAKMGKRLLRGPLDEREITNYSGIATTVASTGGDYEEAVSYLIEAMLQSPRFMYRVENQQGDGTAWPVGGYELASRLSYILWGGPPDKELFRAAEAGELGNQAAIEKQVQRMLDDPRAINRSLQFVTEWLDLERLENLRPNRERFPKWNDALAADMRDETLAFFKEVAWTQKRPLADLFNAQVTFATPELAEYYGIEPQGPGLERYDLTAVAPRGGLLTQGSVLTMGGDDASMVTRGLFVLKDVLRGMVKSPPPGLDTTPVPSSPGLSQRHIGEQRIANSACGGCHSKFEPLAFGLEKFDGLGAFHDKDEHGNELRSDGEVLFPGTAQPIKYQTSAELMDLLADSERVRETLTWKLTQFALGRPLGAADAQIVGDIDQAAQQNGGTYSALITAIVMSDLVQTTRTEATPTETKP; encoded by the coding sequence GTGCGTTCGATTTCCTGTTTGCTTTTACTCACCGCCTGCTTTGCTGTTGCGCCGACTTTCTCTGGGGCGGAAGAAAAAACTGGGGCGGCTGAAGAATCATCGACGGCTGATCAGGGAGAGCGGGTCAAGCGCGACCTTCGGGCGTTGTATACGTTTTCTGCCGGCAAGGGCGATATTGTCCGCGATCAGTCGGGGGTTCGTCCGCAACTTGATCTCAGAATCGAAAAACTTCCCGCTGTGAAATGGAAGTCGGGCGGACTGCTGATTCGGTCGGCGACGAAACTCCGCTCGGTGGCTCCGGCAAAAAAACTGATTGCCACCATCAAACGGACCGGTCAAGTCACGGTCGAAGCTTGGATAGTTCCGGCCAACGATCGTCAATCCGGCCCGGCGCGGATCGTTTCCCTCTCTGCGAATCCCAGCGGACGGAACGTCACTCTGGGGCAGGACGGCAAACGCTACGACGTCCGCTTGCGAACAACCGCCACCAGCGGCAACGGACAGCCTTCGACGAGCACAGACAAAGGGGTCGTCAAAACCAAGTTGACGCATGTCGTCTATACACGCGACATAGCGGGCAACGCGCGGATCTATATCAACGGGAAAGAGAACGTAGCCAAAAAAGTTGACGGACAGTTTTCGAATTGGAGCAACGACGATCATCTGACGTTGGCCAACGAAAGTACAGGCGGCCGCCCCTGGTTGGGCACGCTGCAATTGGCTGCCCTCTACAGCCGTGCGTTGAGCGAAAAAGAAATCGAACAAAACTTCCTCGCTGGACCGGGCGTTGTAGACGCAGCGCCGTTGACGGCTGAGAACCATCAGTCACAAATATTCGCAAATCAGGTTGCTCCTCTATTGGCTAAGCAATGCTTAGACTGCCATGATTCGTTTGCCAAAAAAGGTGGTTTGGATTTGTCGCGACTAGCCTCCGCATTGGCTGGTGGTGAAAACGGCAAGGCGATTGTACCGGGCAATTCCGCCGAGAGCCTGCTGTGGGATCAGATCGAATCCGATGCGATGCCGCCCGAAGGCGAACCGCTGACGGCGGAGCAAAAGAAACTGCTGCGGCAATGGATCGACGACGGGGCGCATTGGTCGGTCGATCTGATCGATCCGGCCGTTTATGCGAACAACAGCCCCAACGGTGCCGTTTGGCTACAACGGCTCACTGTTTCGGAATACATCGCGACGGTGCGCGAAGCGGTGGGAGTCGACATCTCGCAAGAGGCTCGCGAAATCCTGCCCCCCGATTTGCGGGCCGATGGTTTTAGCAATACGGCCTATAACCTCAGCGTCGACTTCAAACATGTCGAAGCTTATGCCCGTTTGGCGGAGGTCATTGTCTCGCGGATGGACGTCTTGAAGTTCGCGCGCAAATTCTCCAAGAGCAAAAAACTCTCCACTGATTCCACGATGCGCAAGTTCGTCGCCAAGATGGGAAAACGCCTGTTGCGAGGCCCGCTGGATGAACGCGAAATTACCAATTACAGCGGCATCGCCACCACAGTGGCCAGCACAGGCGGCGACTACGAGGAAGCGGTCAGTTATCTCATCGAGGCCATGTTGCAGTCGCCGCGGTTTATGTACCGAGTCGAAAATCAGCAGGGGGATGGCACCGCTTGGCCGGTCGGCGGCTATGAGTTGGCGTCGCGGTTGAGCTACATCCTCTGGGGTGGTCCACCGGACAAAGAGTTGTTTCGTGCTGCCGAAGCGGGCGAGCTGGGCAACCAGGCCGCTATCGAGAAACAAGTCCAACGGATGTTGGATGATCCTCGCGCCATCAATCGTTCGTTACAATTTGTCACCGAATGGCTTGATCTGGAGCGACTGGAAAATCTCAGGCCCAACCGCGAACGATTTCCCAAGTGGAACGACGCGTTGGCCGCTGACATGCGGGACGAAACCTTGGCGTTCTTCAAAGAAGTCGCCTGGACGCAAAAACGACCGCTCGCCGATTTGTTCAACGCCCAAGTCACATTCGCGACGCCGGAATTGGCTGAATACTATGGAATCGAGCCGCAAGGTCCGGGATTGGAGCGTTACGACCTGACGGCCGTTGCTCCGCGCGGCGGACTGCTGACGCAAGGCAGCGTATTGACCATGGGAGGCGACGATGCCTCGATGGTGACCCGTGGGCTGTTTGTCCTGAAAGATGTGTTGCGCGGCATGGTGAAAAGTCCTCCGCCCGGGTTGGATACGACCCCGGTCCCCTCCAGTCCGGGGCTGTCACAACGTCACATCGGTGAGCAGCGAATCGCCAATTCAGCCTGCGGCGGATGTCACTCAAAATTTGAACCGCTGGCGTTCGGTCTGGAGAAATTCGACGGCCTCGGTGCGTTTCATGACAAAGACGAACATGGCAACGAACTGCGTAGCGACGGTGAAGTCCTTTTTCCTGGAACGGCGCAACCGATCAAATATCAAACGTCGGCCGAATTGATGGACCTGTTGGCCGACAGCGAACGGGTTCGCGAGACATTGACCTGGAAACTCACACAATTCGCACTTGGCCGCCCGCTCGGCGCGGCGGATGCACAAATTGTGGGAGACATTGATCAAGCTGCCCAACAAAACGGTGGAACCTATTCCGCTCTGATCACCGCCATTGTGATGAGTGATCTCGTACAAACGACGCGCACCGAAGCCACTCCCACGGAGACAAAACCATGA
- a CDS encoding DUF1552 domain-containing protein: MMKQPISRRMMLKSAGAATIGLPLLEEMLVAPSSAVAAAAEATVPVRAFNLFFGLGIPAPLQTEGFEGVLEPLKPLGDKLLIMRDVDQVRCDEKGINAHYDGASGAFTAEPPDGEAKSGGPSIDQVIRNAHHPDGMPAGMVPTLIGGTYFRRSRVGRYVHSYKSDGTVAATIQESPRNLFDRVFGAIALSGDNTDIRRQRLRRSVLDSVMDEYKFYTGANSPLGAASQARVADHLDRIREYEQRAFSLAKKDPNSPELPPRSQLLHGGPADPGGMGIDITLEELTTEWRLMADLYALAIQMDRVRFGSLTFLAAGERIRLTGDYEYNGKQRWQFDDAKHLNASGDKGCSHEWWHKFNPEKENEALRAHAHLKMREVAYFLERLTGDDATEANGKTILENSLITISTESGDGRHNNTKRELSGVFHAITGANGRFKTGQFLDVGAEGLDVYNSMLTAMGCTERLGPQDREVRPVDAIRA; this comes from the coding sequence ATGATGAAACAACCGATTAGCCGCCGGATGATGCTCAAAAGCGCGGGAGCTGCCACGATTGGGTTGCCGCTGTTGGAAGAGATGTTGGTCGCCCCCTCTTCAGCAGTTGCCGCTGCCGCCGAGGCGACTGTGCCGGTGCGGGCGTTTAATCTCTTTTTTGGTCTGGGCATTCCCGCACCGCTACAAACCGAAGGCTTCGAGGGCGTGCTGGAGCCGCTCAAACCGCTCGGTGATAAATTGTTAATCATGCGCGACGTCGACCAGGTGCGTTGTGATGAAAAAGGGATTAACGCGCATTACGACGGAGCGTCCGGCGCCTTCACAGCCGAGCCGCCCGATGGTGAAGCGAAATCGGGGGGACCTTCGATTGATCAGGTGATTCGCAATGCGCATCATCCCGACGGGATGCCGGCCGGTATGGTTCCCACGTTGATTGGCGGCACGTACTTCCGCCGCAGCCGCGTGGGGCGGTATGTGCACAGCTACAAATCCGACGGTACGGTTGCCGCGACAATACAGGAGTCGCCTCGCAATCTGTTCGACCGTGTCTTTGGTGCGATCGCCCTCTCAGGCGACAACACCGACATTCGCCGACAGCGCCTTCGTCGGAGTGTGTTGGATTCGGTGATGGACGAATACAAATTCTACACCGGCGCCAACTCCCCGTTGGGCGCCGCCTCGCAGGCGCGCGTCGCCGATCACTTGGACCGAATTCGCGAGTATGAGCAACGCGCCTTTTCGTTGGCCAAAAAAGATCCCAACTCGCCCGAACTGCCGCCCCGTTCGCAATTGCTGCACGGCGGCCCAGCCGACCCCGGCGGGATGGGAATCGATATTACATTGGAAGAGCTAACCACCGAGTGGCGGTTGATGGCCGACTTGTATGCACTGGCCATCCAAATGGACCGCGTCCGCTTTGGATCGCTGACCTTCTTGGCCGCCGGCGAACGGATCCGTCTGACCGGCGATTACGAATACAATGGAAAACAGCGATGGCAATTCGACGATGCCAAGCACCTAAACGCCAGCGGCGACAAAGGGTGCAGCCACGAATGGTGGCATAAGTTCAACCCGGAAAAAGAAAACGAAGCACTCCGCGCGCACGCGCATCTAAAAATGCGTGAAGTGGCTTATTTCCTAGAGCGGCTGACTGGTGACGATGCGACCGAAGCCAACGGCAAGACGATCTTGGAAAACTCGTTGATCACCATCTCCACCGAATCGGGAGATGGACGACACAACAACACCAAGCGCGAGTTGTCCGGTGTCTTTCACGCGATCACAGGAGCAAACGGTCGGTTCAAGACCGGTCAGTTCTTGGATGTCGGCGCCGAGGGGCTGGACGTCTATAATAGTATGCTGACCGCGATGGGCTGTACCGAGCGACTGGGTCCGCAGGACCGCGAAGTTCGCCCCGTCGACGCGATCCGCGCCTGA
- a CDS encoding LOG family protein — protein MTKRRLKRADPNLSEANVLPTEHFGDQVENQELIDEIKETADKLARDKATRGDLKLLSRALRELRYAFKVFTPYRKHRKVTIFGSARTQAEHEEYKQAAEFGRLMAAEGWMALTGAGGGIMEAGHVGAGKEMSMGVNIMLPFEQDANYVINDDEKLVHLKYFFTRKLLFVKEVHAIALFPGGFGTQDEGFETLTLVQTGKRDMMPIVFIDEPGGIYWKAWLEFISEQLLARELISPADMSLFLVTDDVNEAVEEILSFYSVYNSMRYVRNKLVLRLHCEPSDAFVERLNDEFSDIVEKGRIEKSDVLKWEMDEEHLLHLPRLVFQFDRHGIGRLREMIDVINSELGEEK, from the coding sequence ATGACGAAGCGACGATTGAAACGTGCGGACCCGAACCTCTCTGAAGCCAACGTGTTACCAACCGAACACTTTGGTGATCAGGTCGAGAATCAAGAGTTGATTGACGAGATCAAAGAGACCGCTGACAAACTTGCCCGGGACAAAGCGACGCGCGGTGACCTAAAACTGCTCAGCCGCGCCCTGCGAGAACTGCGTTATGCGTTCAAGGTGTTCACCCCCTACCGCAAGCACCGCAAAGTGACGATTTTTGGGTCAGCGCGAACGCAGGCCGAACACGAGGAATACAAACAGGCAGCCGAATTTGGCCGGTTGATGGCGGCCGAAGGTTGGATGGCGTTGACCGGTGCCGGCGGTGGAATCATGGAAGCCGGACACGTCGGCGCGGGCAAAGAGATGTCGATGGGGGTCAACATCATGCTCCCCTTCGAGCAGGATGCCAACTATGTGATTAACGACGACGAAAAACTGGTTCACCTCAAGTATTTCTTCACCCGCAAATTGCTGTTCGTCAAAGAAGTACACGCCATCGCCCTATTCCCCGGCGGCTTCGGCACACAAGACGAGGGATTCGAAACGCTGACACTGGTGCAAACCGGAAAACGGGACATGATGCCGATCGTGTTCATCGACGAACCGGGGGGTATCTATTGGAAAGCCTGGCTGGAATTCATCTCCGAACAATTGCTTGCCCGCGAATTGATTTCTCCGGCCGATATGTCCCTGTTCCTCGTTACCGACGATGTCAACGAAGCGGTCGAGGAGATCCTCAGCTTTTATAGCGTGTACAACAGTATGCGCTACGTGCGGAACAAACTCGTACTGCGACTGCACTGCGAGCCGAGCGATGCGTTCGTCGAACGCCTCAACGATGAGTTTAGCGACATCGTGGAAAAGGGCCGCATCGAGAAGTCGGACGTGTTAAAGTGGGAGATGGATGAAGAACATCTGCTCCATTTACCACGATTGGTATTTCAATTCGACCGGCACGGCATCGGACGGCTGCGGGAGATGATCGACGTGATCAACAGCGAATTAGGCGAGGAAAAGTGA
- the rnhA gene encoding ribonuclease HI, whose product MPDERASAPEPSVDPSDLPFVQLFTDGACRGNPGPGGWAFILRFPATGAEKEASGGAPDTTNNKMEMQAVLSGLSALKRTSRVEVITDSTYVAKGCSEWMPKWKANGWKRREGRSLKPVKNEDLWREMDALLAKHAVQFQIVKGHAGHPENERCDELAVEAAEQYR is encoded by the coding sequence GTGCCTGATGAGAGAGCGTCTGCGCCTGAGCCGTCGGTCGATCCGTCCGATTTACCCTTCGTGCAACTCTTCACCGATGGCGCCTGTCGCGGCAATCCCGGACCGGGGGGATGGGCGTTTATTCTGCGGTTTCCCGCCACGGGAGCCGAAAAGGAAGCCTCCGGCGGCGCGCCCGATACCACGAACAACAAAATGGAAATGCAGGCCGTTCTCTCCGGACTGAGCGCCCTGAAGCGGACCAGTCGCGTCGAAGTGATTACCGATAGCACCTACGTCGCTAAAGGGTGCAGCGAATGGATGCCCAAGTGGAAAGCCAACGGCTGGAAACGCCGGGAAGGCAGATCGCTCAAACCGGTCAAGAACGAAGACCTCTGGCGAGAAATGGACGCGTTGCTGGCAAAGCACGCCGTCCAATTCCAAATCGTCAAAGGACACGCCGGACATCCCGAAAACGAACGCTGTGATGAACTCGCCGTAGAAGCCGCCGAACAGTATCGCTAA
- a CDS encoding YhjD/YihY/BrkB family envelope integrity protein, which produces MIEKIRQFIQYALLWLKRVVTQPRSELDRWQRAALFTYDLSRFGARQLRHDRAPQMAAALAYRVLFGMLPVLIVATILVRAIIGIPDFQAQVESLLDEIGLADIHVVDRTAGANGEPGDSINLKEWIVALIEKAAEINLAAVGWVGLALIIYSAISLMVTIENSFNTIYRAPEGRSWVRRVPLYWFILTISPAALGLAVYLDGQIDTLLDSKAAKAVAESALEEEQAARLLDTDTTDTATAATQSDGKTKTESPLGSRWQWLIDIGGFLWVVTIEWLFMFGVYTLVPNTEVAGKPAAIGALVTVLMLEVGKRTMGAYLANAFTISHLYGSLGLVPLFMFWVYLMWLGVLFGLQVSAALQMLHGRRLDEIERKRETIGLIDPAAVLTVMEIVTGRFNQGQQTSVHKIADEASLPASVVSQIFDRLVEAGLLHYLDHDKQTVTLAQPPEQISAEQLMNVGFEMADSTGDGRRCSMLERLRDTQRKLAAQATLASLVPATPASESSTGE; this is translated from the coding sequence ATGATTGAGAAGATTCGCCAATTCATTCAATACGCCCTGCTCTGGCTCAAGCGCGTTGTGACACAGCCGCGGAGCGAATTGGATCGTTGGCAACGGGCTGCGCTGTTCACTTATGACCTGTCGCGGTTTGGCGCACGACAATTGCGACACGACCGAGCCCCACAAATGGCGGCGGCGCTCGCCTATCGCGTGTTGTTCGGCATGTTGCCGGTGTTAATCGTCGCCACGATCCTGGTCCGGGCGATTATTGGTATCCCCGACTTTCAAGCACAGGTCGAAAGCTTACTGGATGAAATCGGCTTAGCGGACATCCATGTCGTTGATCGAACCGCCGGAGCAAACGGCGAGCCTGGGGATAGCATCAACCTCAAGGAATGGATTGTCGCACTGATTGAAAAAGCCGCTGAAATCAATTTGGCGGCTGTGGGTTGGGTCGGATTGGCGCTGATCATCTATTCGGCGATCAGTCTGATGGTCACGATCGAAAACAGCTTTAATACCATTTATCGCGCGCCCGAAGGGCGGTCCTGGGTACGGCGTGTGCCGTTGTATTGGTTCATCCTCACCATCAGCCCCGCTGCCTTGGGCTTGGCGGTCTATCTCGACGGGCAAATCGACACACTCTTGGACTCAAAGGCCGCCAAAGCCGTTGCAGAATCCGCCCTGGAGGAGGAACAAGCCGCACGGCTGCTGGACACGGACACGACCGACACGGCAACCGCCGCCACACAGTCCGACGGAAAAACTAAGACCGAGTCCCCGCTGGGCAGTCGTTGGCAATGGCTGATTGATATCGGTGGATTCTTGTGGGTGGTAACGATCGAATGGTTATTCATGTTCGGGGTCTATACGCTCGTCCCGAATACAGAAGTTGCCGGCAAACCAGCGGCAATCGGGGCATTAGTCACGGTGTTGATGCTAGAAGTCGGCAAACGGACGATGGGGGCTTATCTGGCCAATGCGTTTACAATCAGCCATTTGTACGGCTCATTGGGGCTAGTGCCGCTCTTTATGTTTTGGGTCTATTTAATGTGGTTGGGGGTCTTGTTTGGCTTGCAAGTCAGCGCCGCACTGCAAATGCTGCATGGCCGACGGCTGGATGAAATCGAACGCAAACGCGAAACGATCGGTTTGATCGATCCCGCTGCTGTGTTGACGGTGATGGAAATCGTGACCGGTCGGTTCAATCAAGGGCAGCAAACATCCGTGCACAAAATCGCAGACGAAGCCTCGTTGCCCGCGTCGGTGGTCTCCCAGATTTTCGACCGCTTAGTCGAAGCGGGTCTGTTGCATTATTTGGATCACGACAAACAAACGGTCACCTTGGCGCAACCCCCAGAACAGATCTCCGCTGAGCAGCTTATGAACGTCGGTTTCGAAATGGCCGACAGTACCGGCGACGGCCGCCGCTGCTCGATGCTGGAACGCCTCCGCGACACACAACGAAAACTTGCCGCCCAAGCCACACTGGCCTCCCTGGTCCCCGCCACTCCAGCGAGTGAGTCATCAACTGGCGAATAG
- a CDS encoding dipeptidase, which produces MNALESVDQYLTEHAERNVEQLKDFLRIASVSADSAFAAEMTKAAEFVRAQMVDAGLNVEVVETAGFPIVYGSRMVSEDVPTVLVYGHYDVQPPDPLEDWITPAFDPHVRDGNLYARGATDNKGQLYTHLKSIEAWTKTQDAPPVNVKVIIEGEEEVGSNNLDDFLETRKEDLSADVAVVSDTSQYGPGMPAITYGLRGIMACEVTLRGPKQDLHSGVFGGAIANPVNALAKMVGALVDENGRVTIPGFYDGVIPLTDGERKQFANLPFDEASFLEKIGVQETFGEQGFTTLERRWARPTCEINGFYGGYQGEGPKTIIPSFATAKITCRLVPDQNPKSVAAALKSHLESLCPAGVVLEFTDQHGGNGMVVDMSGPFAAAASRAIDDAFGTPPVLIREGGSIPVVASFREILGIDTLLLGWGQNTDNLHSPNEHFNLLDFHRGTRASAHLLHYLAEK; this is translated from the coding sequence ATGAATGCCCTGGAATCGGTCGATCAGTATCTCACAGAACATGCCGAGCGCAATGTCGAGCAATTGAAAGATTTTCTGCGGATTGCCAGCGTCAGCGCTGATTCGGCCTTTGCGGCGGAAATGACGAAAGCGGCTGAGTTCGTTCGCGCTCAAATGGTCGACGCCGGACTGAATGTCGAAGTTGTCGAGACAGCCGGTTTTCCAATTGTGTACGGCTCGCGCATGGTTTCTGAGGATGTTCCCACGGTTTTGGTCTACGGACATTACGACGTGCAGCCCCCCGATCCGCTGGAGGATTGGATCACCCCCGCTTTCGATCCGCACGTGCGCGACGGAAATCTCTATGCGCGTGGCGCGACCGACAACAAAGGACAACTGTACACGCATCTCAAATCGATCGAAGCTTGGACCAAGACCCAAGACGCTCCGCCGGTCAACGTCAAGGTGATCATCGAAGGCGAAGAAGAGGTCGGCAGCAACAACCTCGATGATTTTCTAGAGACCCGCAAAGAGGACCTTTCCGCCGATGTGGCTGTCGTCAGCGACACCAGCCAATACGGCCCCGGCATGCCGGCCATTACCTATGGCCTGCGGGGCATCATGGCTTGTGAAGTGACGTTGCGGGGACCGAAGCAAGACCTGCATAGCGGCGTCTTTGGCGGCGCGATTGCCAATCCGGTCAATGCCTTGGCAAAAATGGTGGGGGCGCTCGTCGACGAAAACGGCCGGGTCACGATTCCCGGGTTTTACGACGGCGTGATTCCGCTGACCGACGGAGAACGCAAACAATTCGCGAACCTTCCGTTCGACGAAGCCTCTTTTCTAGAAAAAATCGGCGTGCAGGAGACATTCGGCGAACAAGGCTTTACCACGCTCGAACGCCGCTGGGCACGTCCGACGTGTGAAATCAACGGATTTTACGGGGGCTATCAGGGGGAAGGCCCGAAAACGATCATCCCCTCGTTCGCCACTGCCAAAATCACGTGCCGCCTCGTCCCTGATCAAAATCCCAAGTCGGTGGCTGCGGCGCTCAAATCGCATTTAGAGTCGCTCTGCCCAGCGGGGGTGGTGTTGGAATTCACCGACCAACATGGTGGCAACGGCATGGTGGTCGATATGAGCGGACCATTCGCCGCCGCCGCCAGCCGCGCGATCGACGACGCCTTTGGAACGCCGCCGGTCTTGATTCGCGAAGGGGGTTCCATCCCGGTGGTGGCATCCTTTCGAGAGATTCTGGGAATCGATACACTGCTGTTAGGATGGGGGCAAAACACTGACAATTTGCACAGCCCCAACGAACATTTTAACCTCCTAGACTTCCACCGCGGCACCCGCGCCAGCGCCCACTTATTACACTACTTAGCCGAAAAATAA
- a CDS encoding alpha/beta hydrolase yields the protein MKKLWLKCPRWLRLSLIVSGSVIALLAILAGGGWWYLNPAVERTDGVVYGQRNDQPLVLDVIRPLNPNGLGVAFMVSGGWKSGKAGEAPVLMMAPLLRRGYTVFAIYHISQPKATVMEIIEDVNRGIRFVRHHAEEYGIDPDHIGVSGGSAGGHLSLMLATRGGPGPEDAEDPVDRESSAVQAAAIFFPVTDLLNLGQSTENLGDGGPPKSFVKSFGPNATDLTAWKEIGRDCSPIYHITPDMPPILIYHGDADTLTPLEQSEWFRDRAAEQDVDVKLVVHPGGEHGWSTMLWDLRKFADWFDEHLKPAAAGS from the coding sequence ATGAAAAAACTTTGGTTGAAGTGTCCCCGTTGGCTAAGACTCTCGTTGATCGTCTCTGGTTCGGTGATTGCCTTACTGGCAATTCTCGCTGGTGGCGGTTGGTGGTATTTGAATCCGGCTGTCGAGCGAACCGACGGCGTGGTGTATGGCCAGCGGAACGATCAGCCGCTCGTGCTGGATGTGATTCGTCCGCTCAATCCCAACGGCTTGGGCGTGGCGTTCATGGTCAGCGGTGGTTGGAAATCGGGAAAGGCGGGCGAAGCGCCGGTGTTGATGATGGCTCCGTTGCTGCGGCGCGGTTATACGGTGTTCGCGATTTACCACATCTCCCAACCGAAAGCGACGGTTATGGAGATCATCGAAGACGTGAACCGCGGCATTCGATTCGTGCGCCATCATGCGGAGGAATATGGCATCGACCCCGACCACATCGGCGTTAGCGGGGGAAGTGCCGGTGGTCACCTGAGTTTGATGTTAGCGACGCGCGGCGGACCAGGTCCGGAGGATGCAGAGGATCCAGTCGATCGAGAAAGCAGCGCTGTGCAAGCGGCGGCGATTTTCTTTCCGGTGACCGACCTGTTGAATCTAGGCCAATCGACCGAGAATCTCGGCGATGGCGGACCGCCGAAAAGCTTTGTGAAATCCTTCGGCCCCAATGCAACCGACCTGACCGCCTGGAAAGAGATCGGCCGCGACTGTTCGCCGATCTACCACATCACACCGGACATGCCGCCGATCCTCATCTATCACGGTGACGCCGACACGTTGACGCCGCTGGAGCAATCCGAGTGGTTTCGCGATCGCGCCGCTGAACAGGATGTTGATGTCAAACTGGTCGTACACCCCGGCGGCGAACACGGTTGGTCAACGATGTTGTGGGATTTGCGAAAATTCGCCGATTGGTTCGACGAACACCTCAAACCAGCGGCGGCTGGGAGTTGA